In Alteribacter keqinensis, the sequence ATATCTTCACCAGCGTATTGAGCTTCTCATGACGATGCTTGATGGCATTGACCCGGAAGAAGCGGGCGTTGAAGATATCGACCGCATTATTGAAATGCTTGATGAACTTGAAAACAAGGCAAAACAATACCGTAAGAGCTGGGACGGCCAATGATCCTTTATCTGGTCCGGCACGGACAGTCTGAAGCCAACCTGAAGGGCATCATTCAAGGGCACGCAGAGTTCCCTTTATCCGACCTGGGAAAAGAACAGGCGGCCCTTACAGGAGAGGCATTTCAAGTTGAACACCTCGACGCTATTTTCACAAGTGATTTGGGGCGGGCAAAAAAGACGGCAGAAGCGATCGCCAAGCACCACCCACTTGAGGTTCACACCTGGGACAAAGTGCGGGAGGTTGGGCTCGGTCCCCTTGAAGGAAAGACCCGGGCGGAAATGAAAGCCGCTTTTCCCGATCTTGAAACAAAATCTCTTTTGACATCGGGTATTGAAGGCTCAGAAACCGTCGAAGAAATTACTGCTCGCTGCGAATATGTTCTTGAACAACTTCGTGCAGGGTACGACAACAAGAAAGTTGTGATTGTGTCTCACGGCGGATTTATTAGTATTTTCCTTATGTATTTAATTGCCGGACCGAAGTGGCAGGAGCTGACCCGTCCGTTTATGATCGGAAACACGGGGATTACAAAGGTCGAATGGCGCTCGGATGAGCAGGTAAAGTTTCACTATGTGAACCGGACCAATCATCTTGAGCGGGAGAAGGACCTGAAAACCACAACGGTGCTGTACTAAATGGTGCCTGCCACCACCCGGATTTTGTCGAATTCATAGGACTTTTATAGATGTTTGAATACCGGTTCCTTCCTTGGAATCCGGTATTTTTTTGTCTGAGTGACCGCAAATGTCCTTGGTATGTTCATTTTTTCCACAGCTTGGTTATGGTAAAGTGAAGGTAGACAAATCAGTGTAGGTGTGATGACGATGAAGAAGATTGCGATTATCGGCGGAGGCATGACAGGCCTCACAGCCATGTACTATTTAAATAGGAAAATGAAAGAACGCGGGACGGACACAGAGCTTGTGATGATCGAAGCGAACGATCACCTCGGCGGGAAAATACATACAGTCGAGCGTGACGGCTTTATTATGGAAACAGGGGCAGACTCCATCGTGGCCCGGCACGAAAGTGTAATGCCGTTGATTGAAGACCTGGGGTTAAAGGACGACGTTGTTTACAATTCCTCGGGTGTTTCATTCATTTATACAGACAATACGCTTTTCCCGATCCCTGTGGATACGATTTTCGGCATTCCAACGAGTGTGAAATCCTTGTATGAAAGTACCCTCGTATCTGAAGCGGGAAAAAAGGCCGCTTTAAAAGACCTTGAAACGCCAAACGAAGGGTTTACAAAGGAAAGCTCTGTGGGGGACTTCCTTACGTTCTTTTTAGGCGGAGAACTGGTGGAAAAACAGATTGCACCGGTGTTATCCGGAGTCTTTTCAGGAACGCTCGATAAGCTCACAGTAGGCGCAACATTGCCTTTTTTAATCGATTATAAGGAAAAGTACGGTTCCATCATAAAAGGATTGGAAGCACATAAAGAACAGTTTAAGGCCGGATCGAGCAGGAAGTTCCTTTCGTTTAAGGGTGGGCTTTCCACCATCATTGACCGGATGGAAGAGAAGCTCGGTGATCACACGATCCTTAAAGGTGTCCACGTGTCCAAGATTTATAAAGAAAACGGAATGTACAGGCTGGAATTGTCAAACAGCAATGAGCTCACCGTTGACGGGGTTGTTTTAAGTACTCCTCATGACGTGACCCAGCGCCTCCTCGGAAGCCCTGAAGTGGATGTGAATTTTAACGAGTTAAAGAACTCTTCAATCAAAACCGTCTACCTCGGGTATGACATCCCGGCAGACAGGCTGCCGGCTGACGGTACGGGTTTTATCGTTTCGGGTGAAAATGACATCCACTGTGATGCGTGCACATGGACGAGCAAAAAATGGGCCCACACCTCCAGGAACGGGAAACTCCTTGTGAGGCTGTTTTATAAAAGCACAAACTTGTCGTACCCGGAGCT encodes:
- a CDS encoding SE1561 family protein, with the protein product MGGAINDRQEQMKYLHQRIELLMTMLDGIDPEEAGVEDIDRIIEMLDELENKAKQYRKSWDGQ
- a CDS encoding histidine phosphatase family protein, whose amino-acid sequence is MILYLVRHGQSEANLKGIIQGHAEFPLSDLGKEQAALTGEAFQVEHLDAIFTSDLGRAKKTAEAIAKHHPLEVHTWDKVREVGLGPLEGKTRAEMKAAFPDLETKSLLTSGIEGSETVEEITARCEYVLEQLRAGYDNKKVVIVSHGGFISIFLMYLIAGPKWQELTRPFMIGNTGITKVEWRSDEQVKFHYVNRTNHLEREKDLKTTTVLY
- the hemG gene encoding protoporphyrinogen oxidase, which translates into the protein MKKIAIIGGGMTGLTAMYYLNRKMKERGTDTELVMIEANDHLGGKIHTVERDGFIMETGADSIVARHESVMPLIEDLGLKDDVVYNSSGVSFIYTDNTLFPIPVDTIFGIPTSVKSLYESTLVSEAGKKAALKDLETPNEGFTKESSVGDFLTFFLGGELVEKQIAPVLSGVFSGTLDKLTVGATLPFLIDYKEKYGSIIKGLEAHKEQFKAGSSRKFLSFKGGLSTIIDRMEEKLGDHTILKGVHVSKIYKENGMYRLELSNSNELTVDGVVLSTPHDVTQRLLGSPEVDVNFNELKNSSIKTVYLGYDIPADRLPADGTGFIVSGENDIHCDACTWTSKKWAHTSRNGKLLVRLFYKSTNLSYPELKKMDDETFAAFARKDIEKSLGIQEAPTTVEVTNWDNLMPNYHKKHTESVAALEAKMASLYPNVILAGCSYYGVGIGACIQNGKDTAETVAHLTRQMDRGEDDGQ